The genomic stretch GGCAATTGTCTCTACCGCCACAGCTAACTCATCTAAGCGGTCAATATGGGTAGCATAGGCATAAACAGCCGCAGCTAACTTGTGTGCTTGCCCACAACCGTCTAGATGCTGCATCCAAGTAGTTTCAAAGCTGCGTTTGTAATCAGGTCGCTCTTCAAATGCAATTTGATACATCCGCCTAGTAATCTCTTCACCTTTTTCTTTAATAATCGGTGCAGTTGCTTTAACTATTTCAATCGTTTTTTGACTAACCATTATTAAAAGTTCTCCTCTTACTATCAGAATATTGATTGTATTAACAGTTTCTACATATAAAATTGCTAAGTGTTCCAGTAATTGAAATGTAGAACTGATAAGTCATGATATAAAATTATTATTGGAATATTAAAAATATACAAAAACGTTCAACTGATTTACCTGAATTGACATAAATATATAGAAACTTTCCGCCTATCATTCTGTATTAAGGAAATATACAAACTTT from Chlorogloeopsis sp. ULAP01 encodes the following:
- a CDS encoding globin domain-containing protein; the protein is MVSQKTIEIVKATAPIIKEKGEEITRRMYQIAFEERPDYKRSFETTWMQHLDGCGQAHKLAAAVYAYATHIDRLDELAVAVETIAHRHVETRILPEQYPLIGEKLLQAMKDVLQDAATDEVILAWAEAYDALANIFIQKEKVIYKQEDQELTERLARANNLGASD